AAGAGCACAGCTGCTGGGGCTAGCAATCGGAggagggctggagccaggctctgATAGGGGCCACTCCCTGCTGAGCCTGGAGCGACCACAGGCAGCCTGCGATGGGACGCACACTCAGGGGAGAGGGGACGGGCTAGGAGCTGACCCCCAGCAGGGACAGGGGGCCTCCACGCTTCCTGCGGGGCAGGGGGAATCAGCTGCAGCCCGCAGAGATGTAATGGGCTGGCGCTGGAGAGGGGTTACCACACCTGTGCCTGGCTGGGAAGGGGGGTGAGACCCACTGGCGCTGCAGCTCCACCAGGGCGCTGTGGGGCTTGGGGACCGGCCCCCTGAGGGGTGTAAGTCCTGCACCTGGACCAAGGGGTTCCCACCACAGATGGGTGATGCCTGGCAAGCTCCCtgctggtggctggcagcgcagccaggctggagcatgctgtgccccaggggaTGCTCACCTGTCCTTGCTGCAGGCAGCGCACGGTTGCCTAGCTCCTGGGATGGCTCTGCGGCTGGAGGGGATGGagaaagaggctgcagcagctctgctgagctcaccagctgcagggaggagccagTGATGACTGATCCATCCTCCGCCAGCCTCTGCCATTAACCCTCCCTGCCCCGGGCTGCAGACATCCTCATGCCTGGACTAATCTTCCATTGtccgcccccccccctccccccactgcagaaaTACCCTACACTGGCTGCAAATCCAGGAACTGCCTGCACAAGAGAACCTCTACTACCTCCAACCCTCCATCCTCACAAGGAAACCAGCGCTTACAACCCGCCAACCTGGATCTGTCCCTCCACCCTTAGGACCTGCTTTGCTCATTTGtcagctttccctccctgggagcCTCTGCATGCGGGAGTCTCCCCAACAGCCTGCTCAGGTGGGATGAGAGCGGATGCTCTGGACAGGCCCTTTACCAAGAGGCCAGATTGGAGACgctccccttccccaggcccATCCTGCCAAAGGAACACTAGTGGTGCAGCTAGGTCAGGTTCTATGGCAGTTCACCAGCTCATCTCTGGGCCAGCTGAGCTCCTTGGGACCAGACTCCAGGTCCGCCCCAGGCCAGATAGGCAGCAAAACTGCTCACACCAGCTGAGCAGGGCACAGGTGTCAcgctcccccttcccttccatgCAGGCAGGTGTGCTGGTGAGAGAGGCAGAGGCTCTCAGGGCCAGGTGTCCCCCCATAATGACACAGGCAGCAGCTACAATAAATTATGTTTATTGATACAAATGCTTTGCATCTCTGCTATCACAGTTGATCCGTTACATGGACAGCAGTTTCTCCCACACACTCCAACAAGAGAGTATACGGTTCGTCATCCCCAACGGAATGGGCACAGGGGAGGCATCACCTTTCCCACAGCAGATGAGTTTGAAGAGTCAGCTCtcatgccagaagctgggcctcGTGGAAGGAGGCCTGTCAACGCCTGTCCTGGTAGAGCCCTGAGGAGCTAGCCCACCCCGTCACTTCTGACGCTTGTAGATCTTCTCGGTTAGGCCAAGAAAAATTGCTTTGGGGAGGTGGTTGGCATGTTTCTCAACCAGCTCCCCCAGGCGGCGGTAGCTGCTCTCCTCACACTCCTGGTAGGCTTCCCTCATGCCCACAGTTTCATACAACTCCTTCACCTTGGCCACCTTCTCCAGCGATTTTTGCCCATAGTTTTCCTGGAAGCCAAGGAACACGGTCAGACAAGGCCCAGCCCAGGatggagctgctggctgccacaACCAGCTGCACTGGAAGCCATCATCGCCCCCTGTTCTGGGCTCTGCATCCTCCTGCCATAGGACTCAGCACTATATATTTCTAGAtgcctgtgacaaagtgggactgttcttaatgtttccgctgaatactgtgtgggtgcctcagtttccccaatgcatttcttaagtctctaggtggtgggataaaggcCAGTGTGCATAGAtcactgacactctgtctcccAGGCAACAAATGGCCAggacccttcccccctgcaaggaaatagctaaaggtgaacagagagatcaggtgactcttggcctgggaaagagacaaagcccagaggaggaggggctggagggggtgtcagtttggggctggttggggatgaggagtgagtgcagacagggttgtctggctttctgggccccagaatggacccggcggAGGGATCCCATTCGCTGGACCGACAAGACCTGTTTTAgcccatgttcctgtcatctaataaacctctgttttactggctggcttagagtcacgtctgactgcaaagtggaggtgcaggaccctgtggcttccctaggaccccgcctgggcagactcgctgtgagaagtgcatggaggggcatatgctgaatgctcccagGAAAgatccaggaggtgaagccgtgtgagcttcttgctctgACAAGAATCTGCTCcatgggagaggaggctccccaaagtcctgcctggctttgtggggagcagttccagagcatcgcccagtgactccgtgacaaccccCGACTATTAGAGCCTAGTAGGTGTCAGGGTCTGCTGGCAGGACTTCTCATGAGAAGCGAGCTTTTCCAGATTCACATTCACTGTTCTGCCAACAGGTTCACTGTAGGGGAACAAAGCTGGAGCCAAGCTGGTGCCTCGGGTCAGGACTGTTTCCCACCTACGCCAAGCTGCCTCCCCACCCTCTacccagctgctgctgttaccTCCAGGAGCTGCCTCTGCTCTGGCGACACACGGTGCAGGCATTCCACCACCAGCCAGCTGCACTTGTTGTCCTGGATGTCAGTGCCAATCTTACCCATCACGTTTGGATCCCCAAAGCAATCAAGGAAGTCATCCTATGGGCAGAGAGCCAGTTACAGGCCTCCGCACTGTGAGCTTCCCAGTCCCAGTGCCCAGGaacaccctggggcagggaggagtctcctACCTGGATCTGGAAGAACTCCCCCATCTCCAGCAAGATGGCTTTGGCGTTGGCATGCTCCTCCTCGCTGTCAATGCCGGCCTGAGAGACGGGAGGGGCTGAGACACTCGCTGGCATGTTCCAGCACATGTATCCCCCAGCCTGTTATATCCTTCCCCACCAcctttctttccttccccacttcACCTGATCCTCAAACACCAGctcccctccatcccagcctcCCACTCCTTCCAGACCCCACCATCCCCACGCCTCTTAACATGGGACCCCCCGGCCAGCCTGGCTCACACCCCATGGCCTCTCCATTGCTGCTTGAACCCACAAAACCAGCAGCTGGAGCTACACTCACCATGTACATAGCAGCTGCAACCGGCAGGTAGAAGGAATAGAAGGCGGTCTTGTACTTAACGATTGCCTTGTACCTGCCAGACAGTATCCACGCTCAGTAACACTGGCCTCAGGTCAACCTAAGTCCCTGTATCTGCTCGGTGCAGACACTAGGGTCACTTCCTGTGGGACAGGTCGGGTACAAGTCCTGCTCCGCAACAGGGGAATCAAGtgtcccagcttgaggagacagtGTCCCTTCTCCAGCTAGTTTGGAGGGAGAAGTTGCTcctgcagggctgtccctagagCCCAATGGGCCTGGAAGAGAGGTAAGCACCCCTCTCTGACAACTCCCAAGCTAGACAGAGCTAGCAGAACTCCGAAGTGACCGGACTATTTGAGAGTTAAGGTCACTTCTCAACCTAGAGAACCGAGGACTCCACTCCTCCCTCACCAGGCAGGATTCTTCTGCCCCAGCACCTCACCTCTGCAGAGTGAAACGACTAAGATCAATGTGGCCAGGCGGAGCAGTGATGAGGTCCAGTGCCTGTCCCAGCTCAGTCTGGTATGAGGTCTGGGGACAAGAGATGTTATGAACCCAACCCTACATGACAACGTTCATACTATGCTCTGAGAAGAGACCCAGGAGCTACCTACGTCAGGCAGCACATGGGGAGCCTGAGTGCCCACCTCCTCACCATCACTGAAGGTGGGGGCAGGAATTGCCATCTCACTGTCACTGCCCCACAGGCACTCCCCTCCAGTGCTGCAGGGATGCAGCCCCGGGGCAATGCACAGGAAAGGCAGAGACTTTCTAAGAACAAAGCAGAGAGATTTGAACAAGGTCTGAAGTGCCTGTGAGTGCAGTGAGGTGGGGGTGACCCAAGGATGGGAGATCTTGGGGGCACAGGGACCAGCCCCACCTCCAGGAAGAGCTCAAGCAGGTGCACATAGTAGGGCTGCCCCCGGCAGTATTTCTTCAGCAACTGGTAGATACAAGACTCGAGGAGGAAGGAATCATTCACAGCGTCCAAACCAATTCCCTCCTGCAACAGAACAAGGACAGGTTACACCAGCAGGCCCAGCCACACAGGCACCCCCATGCCCACTTTCTAGAGACTCCTCCACCTCTCCTCCAATACCCCAGGCACCCCAGCCTCATTCTCACCCGCCCCAGTGCCCCCACTAAGACCCCAACAGCCTCTATTACCTTCTTATACCAGCAGGGTTGGCCACGTCGGGTGAGTGAGAAGTCCATGATATCATCAGCCACCACAAAAAAAGCTTGAAGCTACAATAAAAGGAGTTATAAGATAAACTTGCACTAGGCCCCATTACGGAGCTTCTGCATCCCAAAATCCCACCTTGACACTGAGATACCACCCCAATAAGAGCATCTTCAGCTCCAGGTTGAGCCCGATTCAGAGTAAACACTAACCAGCTCGATGCACCAGCCAACGGTCAAGGCACACTGGAAGCTTTCTGGGTCCTGCTGCTCTGGCCCCACCAGCTCCCGGAAGGCAGCCAGCACTGTCAGGCCCCGGTTATACTTCCCACCTAAGGTGTTGTATTCCAGAATCTGAAGAGGACACAAGGGgaaaggaagctgtgcagtcatcCCAGGAGGGCCTCATCCCACAGTTCcctgcccatgctgcagagaggtACAAAGCCCACCTGCATGGTACGCACTGTGAGGAGGAGCCTTTCGCTGGTCCCAGAGGGATGAAGGCCTTGCCTTACCATCACAGTACTGCCATACAATCATCACACTAGAGAGCAAGAGCGACCGGAACATAGAGCTGGTCCAGTAAACCTGCGGGCGGCCGGAAACAATagcttgggggaggggctgccccaTTCATCGCAGCGAGACGTTCACTCTGAAGCCTACAGACGGCAGTTAGCACCCAGCTCCCACGCTCCCCCCCGCCGTGCCCTGGCCCGGTAACCGCGAGCCCCCGCAGTCCGCGCTTCACCTCCTTCAGCCGGGCGACCGCCTCGCCCACCTCGGGGTGCTGGAGCCCATCTGTCGTGAGGTCCCGGAGCACCTGGGGGAAGAAGCGCAGGAAGGCCGCCCTGTCCGCCGCTGCCCCGCTCATCGCGGTGCCTGCAACAGGAGAGTCACAGCCTGCCTCCACTCGGCACCGCCGCCGCCCGGAGAGCGACCCGCTGCGCCGCGCGGCACGCTGGGGCTTGTAGTTCTCGCGCTGCCGGAACCCTGCGGCAGACAGCGCCGCTCCTCCATCCACGGACTACAACTCCCGGCATGCATCGGGAAGGGAGCGGGGCCCCGTGGAGGACCATGGCAGGCGGCAGCGTTCATTGGCCAGCTCCATCGTATGAGACGCGCTCGAGAACTCTGAGCCAGTAGGAAGTGAAGGGGCGGGGCTACCCCTTACTGGGCCTTCTGATTGGAGGAGGCTAGAGGAGGGTTATGGGCGGGAACCTGCAAATGTTAACCCTTTAGATTAGGGTGTGAAGAGGaagaggctgaggggaggggattggtgtgaaggggagggggcgggggccgaggggagggggttggtgtgaaggggaggggaaggggactgaggggagggggttggtgtgaaggggaggggaaggggactgaggggagggggttggtgtgaaggggagggggcgggggccgaggggagggggttggtgtgaaggggagggggagggggctgaggggaggggattggtatgaaggggagggaagggggcggggcctgaggggagggggttggtgtgaaggggaggggaaggggtgaggggaggggattgggtatgatggggaggggaagggggcggggccgaggggagggggttggtgtgaaggggaggggaagggggctgagaggaggggaTTGGTGTgaaggggggggcggggggggggggggggggggggggcgggggggggggggggggggggggggggggggggcggggggcgggggttggtgtgaagggagggaaggggactgaGGGGAGGGGATTGGTGTGAAGAGGATGAGAAGGGGGCTGAGGTTAGAGGATTGGGTGTTGATGGggagtgaagggggtgggggctgaggggatggggttggtgggaggggaggggctgaggggaggggttgggtgtgatggggaaggggattgggtctgatgATCGAAAGGAATTTGACCCTTGAGCatggcaggggttggcagcctgtCTATACTAGGACTGAGATTCTGGGCTGCACCTCCAGTAGGCACAGCCCGGGGGTGGTGAAGGGCTAAAATGTCTGTAAGGGATTCTGAGCTCCAGAGGCTGAAGAGGCTCCCAGCCCCTAGGGAGTGCCAGACTCTTGTAAGCCCCTATAATCCTTCTCCTCCCCAGGCCTGATTGTCCAAAGGGAGCAGCAGTCGCCTGCCTGGACAGGAAGCCAAAGCAAGGGTGTTGTGACCTTCCCTTGGGAGCAGTAACAGGCAGATGGGAGAACCAGTTGACACCTGCCCAGAGGGGGAATTGGGACCATGGGGCTCTTAGGACACATACCAGCATTGGGGGAGAGATGTGTGGTGcatggggcagggattggggctgGGAGTTGCTATAACTGAGACACCCCAGCATTAGGCTGAGCCAATAAATGGGGTTTGGGTTAACAGTTCAGGAAGAGGATGCCCCCAGCTGCCCAGGCGGGAGTGGGACAGCGCCTGggccagggagcagcagggaaggGAGTAAGGAGGGGCTGAGAATGGGCGGCTCAAGAGGGGCTGGCAGAGTAAGGAAATGGCTTTCACTTCCTTGTTTTTCACTTGGGCGTCGCCACAGAGCCGCTGAGAAGGAAAGGCAGCAGCAAAACCTGAGCGAGATGGGTGGCTTCCAATTCACTGCAGGCAGCTCACCCCATCCTGTGCAGACTTGCCAGGAGGAGGGGGAGCGCAGACTGCAGTCTCTATCCTGACAGGGGCCCTCACGTTTGCATCTCTCCTCCTGGGGATGGTCCTTGGAGCTGGGGCCTGACTCTCCCGCAgtataactccactggcttccccAGGGCTATTCCCAGTCACCCCAAGCCTACCCCTCCTTCTCCAGGGTGGGGGGTCTATTGGTCCTGAGGAGTGTCTGCGATGTTATAATGCCACAGGAGCATTAGTAATAACAGTGGCTGAGATGGAAATGCCAGGCCTTACCTGTCACCCCACAGCTGAGGACTGACCATGTGCCCTTCGTACTATCCCAGCTGGGGCAGACTCCCGTGTTCTCACTGAGACTGGAATGGGTGCAGCCTTTCTGTCCACACAGACTCCAGCTCTGCATCTTTCTGTCCTTGTGTGGCCACAGATGGAGAGGAAGGTGCAGCAGGCAGATACTTGGATGCCTAATGACAGATTTGAGGGTTTGGGTGGGAGTATGTGGCACTCACAGCTCAGGCCTCAGGGTCTGTTTATTATCAGACTGACAGCAGCCCAAGCCCCTGTTCTATAGGGGTGTGCAGCTTGTATGGTGTCCCAGGTGGTGCTGGCATCTCTTGGGATGGGTAATGGCCTCTCCTGTGCTGTCAGTCAGCTGCAGGGTCAGCCTGGATCTGGTGAGTTTTGAACTGTTCATGTGACCTTTGGGCTGGGAGTGTCCATCCCAGAGACACATGTGACTGGAGGCATGGAGCCAGAAGCTGGTGGGCAAGTGAGCCCCTGGGGATTCTGGAGCCACACCATGGAAGGTGAGTCTATGCCCTGCTCAGCTGCTCCTTCTCTGAGTCCTGGGAAGCAGTCATCCAGGGGATCCATTGAACAAGGTGTTAATTACCCTGGGGACACAGGCCAGTCTCTGCAGTGAGTTCTAGCACTCAGGGAGCAGCAATGCTGTGAGCACTCTGATCATGAGGCACAGTAGTGATCACAGGGCACTTGTCAGGTGCCTTGATAAGCTGTGCCACTTCCTGCCTGCCCCATCTGCGTGAGAGAGACCCAGCCAAGCAGCCTGACCCAGTGCCTGGGTTGAGGGCCCCTGGAAGAGCGCCCCGGCAGGGTCCTAACACAGGAGTTGTCCCTGTGTCAGCAGGTGCTGAGTTGAGGCTGCTGGACAACATGGCCCAGCTCACCCAGGAGCTTGGCACGGCCTTCTTCCAGAGGCACCAGCAGACAGCGGCCATGGCCGACACCTTCCTGAAGCATCTCTGTTTGCTGGACATCAACTCTGAGCCCGACTGGCATCATCTGCACCATAGgtacccaccccctcccccacatggaCTGCTGCAGTTAAACCTTGGGAGGACTCACAGCAGCTGCTAACCCAGCGGGGGTGCTGGTTCCTCtgatgcagtgtttctcaaccttttcgaTACCAGGGGCTAGCTTGCTGCCCTCTTAAACTGTGTTAGGGAGATGTCAGGAACCGGTGCTGGTCCTCAGGCTGGTCATAGAGAACCATGGCTCTAAGGGACACTGGGTTTGGATAAGAGTGTGAGGGACCCATCTAGGGGGAGCAAGGAGCAAGGTGAGCTCCTGGTGCACAAGAACAAGATGTGAGGCACCtcctggggagggagtggggtgggaggcacCTGCCCATCAGCAGTACTCACCTGAGCCCCATGCTGTTGCAGGTCCTGCCTCCCGCTCTGTGGAGATGCTGAGGGAGATGATTAAGGCTGGGATGAACATCGCACGCCTCAACTTCTCGCATGGCACACATGAGGTAGAGGAGGAGGGACATCACACCATGAACCCCCAGTCTCTCAGGATAGTGGTGGGATCTTTGTAGTGCACAGTTGGGGAATATCCTGCCCACTGGAGACTGCTGGGGAGCAATCCTGCCCTGTGATTGGCTGACAGTCCTGTCTGCTGAGGCTGGAACGAGGAAGATTCCTCATGCTAGggccctgggggaaggggctggggtgggaaatGATTCCTGCACATTTGGAGGCATACCCAGGATGGGGCCCACCCTGGGGATAGAGTCCCAGAGGCAGAGTACAGAGaccctggggagaggggaagggcaaGGCAGGGtcccaggatgggtaaggattgTGGCAAAGGTGCAGAgccccagggtggggcagggtccCTGGGGACAAGGCACAGGGCCTTTGAATGGTGCCTGCCCTAAAGACCCAGCCCTTCTTTTCCAACAGTATCATGCCAGATCCATTGAAAATATCCGGGAGGCAACTGAGAGCTTCGCCTCCAACCCACTTTTCAACCGCCCTGTGGCCATCGCCCTGGACACCAAGGGGCCGGAAATCCGCACGGGGCTGGTGAAAGTGGTGAGTATGGCAAGATCAGCAGCAAAAAGCTGGGGTCTGCCCAGCTCCGCTGCTTAAAGTGTCATTGGAGGGGTCAGTGAGCTGGGCATGGGGGCAATGGGTGCTGCGGGggagtaagtgtgtgtgtgtgtggtgtctgCCCAGCTGTGCTGTAGAGAGCGTCATTGGAGGGGTCAGTGAGCTGGACATGGGACAGTGGGTGCTGGGCGTGGGGGAGCATTGTCAGAAGGCTTGGGAAGGTGACTGTGGAGGGCTGGGGCATCGCGGGAAGGGCTGCAGTGAGCAGAGCTGCTCTGGTTGGATCAGGGCAGGCCACTCTGTGATGGAGCCCCAATCCCATCCATGCTGCTGCAGGGTGAGAACATGGAGGTGGAGCTAGTGAAGGGTTCCCGGGTGACGGTCACCACTGACGATGCCTTCAAGGAGTGCTGTGACCAGGCCACCATCTGGGTGGATTACAAGAACCTCCCCAACGTTGTCAAGGTCGGTGGGAAGATCTTTGTGGATGATGGGCTCATCTCCCTGCTGGTCAAGGAAATCAGTACGTCCCCCCACACTCTGTGGgcctctgcactggctccctgcccacgCTCCTAGAGTGTCTGCACTGCTCCTTGTTGCCCCTCATGTCTGTGCTGCCCCCTCCATCTAAGTCACCTGTCCCCTTTCCATGCGATTCCCTCACCCTTGCCCCCTCTGTGCCCCTTGCTGCACTCTTGAGGTTCCATGCTGCTCCCTCTGTGCCTCATGCTACTCCCTTGGGCAGGGTGTCTCAGCCTTACCCTGCCACTCTCTCCCTGGCCAGGTGCTGACAGCTGCATAACAGAGGTGGAAAGTGGGGGGATGCTGTGCAGCCGCAAGGGGGTCAACCTGCCAGGGGTAGAGGTTGACCTCCCAGCTGTGTCAGAGCGGGACATCCGTGACCTGCACTTTGGGCTGAAGCATGGCGTGGACATAATCTTTGCCTCCTTCATCCGCAAAGCCGCAGATGTGGCCACCATCCGGGCTGTGCTGGGTGAACGCGGCCGCGCTATCAAGATCATCAGCAAGATTGAGAACCACGAGGGTGTCAGAAAGTAACTTTCTCGTCTTCCCATCTGCCCCACCTAGTACTCACCCTCCCAGTGTCCATCTGCCCCCCATCCATCTGTTCCTATGTCCCACAGCACTTGGCCACCCCATGTCCATCTCCCAGTCTCGCTGCATCCATCCGTTCCTGTGCCCGAGTgagcccatctctgccctgcGTCCGTCTGTCCTTCTGCCCCACTGATCACCCTCAGCTACACACTGCACTGAGTGATCTGCCCTGTTGTCTGTGTATCTGTGTTCCCAGGACCTGGAATCCATCTGCCTCCCACCCATCCCTGGGTGCAGTCCCAGGAATCGGGCACTCCGGAACACTGCCCTATCTGTCCAGCTGCAAATTGGCCATGGGAAAGAGAAACTCCTACCTGTGCCCTCCTCTTGCCCAGAGCTCCCGACTCTCCTTGCTGCACACTAACCACTAGACTCACTGGTTCTGTTAACACACTCTGCAGCAGTGCAGTATCCCCTGTGAGCTGGCTGGGGTGGTGGACAGGTTTCTTCTGTGCTCTGCCCATAGCACTGAGCCTGGCTCTGTCCTGGCTGCAGGTTCGATGAGATCCTGGAAGCCAGTGATGGGATAATGGTGGCTCGTGGGGACCTGGGTGTCGAGATCCCAGCAGAGAAAGTCTTCCTGGCTCAGAAGATGATGATTGGCCGCTGCAACCATGCCGGGAAGCCTGTGATCTGTGCTACGCAGGTGAGTGCGGTCCCCTGAGTAGCATGAGCTGACCTGGACAGACCCAATCCCTCTGTGCCCAGCTGGGGACTCCAGATCCTGCCCCACCAGGTCTGGGGCACTAGGCAAAACCCCCAACCCCTATATCTGCCTGGGAACCCTGGGGACAGGGCCCCACCTGGAAATGCTGGGTGAAGTGCTGGTCTGGCGCTAGCAATGAGTATCAGGTCATGTCATCGTGTGAAACATGTCCTTGAtgtctccctccctttctcccacagaTGCTGGAGAGCATGATCAAGAAGCCCCGTCCCACTCGGGCAGAGAGCAGTGACGTGGCCAATGCTGTGCTGGACGGAGCTGACTGCATCATGTTGTCAGGAGAAACAGCCAAGGGGGCCTACCCTGTGGAAGCTGTGCACATGCAGCATGCGGTGCGTACCCTGGAGAGACATAAGAGTGCTTCAGcttggcctctcccagcaggaggtgctatgGAGAGCAGAGTAGGGGTGCTGTCTGGGAGGAGCTTTCTCTTCCATCAggaggcagtggggtgggagTGTGGCTTTGGCGGGAGCTGCCAGCTCATGGATCAGTCTCCCACAGCAGGGCATGCTGTAGGGAGGGTGCGGTGTGTTGGCTGTAGTGAGCTCATTCACCAGCTGCTTGGTTTCTCTCTGCAGATTGCCAGGGAGGCTGAGGCCGCCATCTATAACCAGCAGCTGTTTGAGGAGTTGCGTAAGGTGACCCCTCTgagccaggaccccactgaggtgaCAGCCATTGGGGCTGTGGAGGCATCCTTCAAGTGCTGCGCTGCGGCCATCATTGTGCTGACCACTTCGGGCAGGTAAGAGGTGAAGGGCTGGGCCTCCTGGGATTGGGGCTGTGCTCTTGGAGAGAGCATGGAATCAggctgctgtgtggaagctgtACCCTTCAGGGTGCCCAGGGGAGGGAGCAGCACAGAGGAGGGGACCAGTGGGTTGGAACCTTCCCCATGGAACAATGTGTATCACTAACCCCTGGCCTGTTTAGCGCTCTTTCTGCAGGGAGCTTGCAGCACTTCCAGATCTCACAAACCGCAATGGAGACAGGGCTATCCCCAGTGCatggatgggaaactgaagcacagaaaggggAAAGGACTTGAGGTCCTTATAAGTGATAGCCAGGGATAgactccaggagtcctgactcctagtcctctTGCATCCCTTACCACtaggcccctccccacctcccaggctcaggagggaacccaggagtcccgagtCCCagacctctgctctaaccactacactgCACTCCCAATCTGAAATCCAGTCCGCACACCAGGCTGAATCCAAGGAATGAATATGGGAATTGGGGTTAGTTTACTCCTTTTACCCTCCCACCTTTCTCACAGGTCTGCACAGCTGCTCTCCCGCTACCGGCCTCGTGCCCTTATCATCGCCGTGACACGGAATGAGCAGGTGGCACGCCAGGCACACCTGTGCCGGGGCATCTTCCCTGTTCTTTATCGGGGGGCACAGCAGAAGGTGTGGGCAGATGATGTGGATTGCAGAGTGCAGTTCAGCATAGAGATGGGTAAATGTGACCCTTCCCACAACACCTGCCTGGCTCAGCCAGCTCTTCTCTACCCCATGCCTGGCACGGTCTTCACCACTCAGTGCCTAGTCCCAACCACTCCACCCAGCCCCCAGTAATCCCCTCCCCATGCCATCTGTCTGGCCCAACCAGCTCTCCATCCCCCTGCTGCTCCATGGGGACCCTGCCACGGCCACCTTGCCCGCCACTGCTCCTGCCTGACCTTTCACCAGCCTGGCATCCCCTCATTCAccagctccttctcctccccagggagAGTGCGTGGATTCCTGTGCTCCAATGATGCCGTGATTATCGTGACAGGCTGGAGACCTGGCACCGGCTACACCAACATCATGCAGGTGGTGAAGGTGCCGTGAAAAGCTGCTGGAAgcatctgccccagcccctctcccatctCCCACACTGGGAGCTCCCTGCTTCACTCCATGCTGTGGCCTTATCTGTACCACACCTTCCAGGCTTCAGCCAGTAAACATTCCTACCCAAGACTGTTTCCCTGGCATTACTGAACCGCCACCCAGGGACTCTGTGGATACATCACCAACATCACTACAGGGACTGCCCCAGACCCAGAGGGAAATGGGGGAGGAAGGTCCCAGACTCCTCAACAcaacctcccacccacccacacccccacgTCCTCCCAGCCAGGATTCTGCCGCTGCCCCAGGGAGGTCAAGCCAGGAGCTGTTATGGTCCCTGGCCTCCTTGGCAGCGTGGGGGACCCTGGGTCGGGGGGAAGGTGGCAGCTGGGGTGAGGATGATGAACACAAAGGCATGGAGCGGGTAGGGTGTTGGCACCGGAGCCATTGGGACTG
The genomic region above belongs to Gopherus evgoodei ecotype Sinaloan lineage chromosome 24, rGopEvg1_v1.p, whole genome shotgun sequence and contains:
- the FDPS gene encoding farnesyl pyrophosphate synthase isoform X1, with product MSGAAADRAAFLRFFPQVLRDLTTDGLQHPEVGEAVARLKEILEYNTLGGKYNRGLTVLAAFRELVGPEQQDPESFQCALTVGWCIELLQAFFVVADDIMDFSLTRRGQPCWYKKEGIGLDAVNDSFLLESCIYQLLKKYCRGQPYYVHLLELFLETSYQTELGQALDLITAPPGHIDLSRFTLQRYKAIVKYKTAFYSFYLPVAAAMYMAGIDSEEEHANAKAILLEMGEFFQIQDDFLDCFGDPNVMGKIGTDIQDNKCSWLVVECLHRVSPEQRQLLEENYGQKSLEKVAKVKELYETVGMREAYQECEESSYRRLGELVEKHANHLPKAIFLGLTEKIYKRQK
- the FDPS gene encoding farnesyl pyrophosphate synthase isoform X2, which gives rise to MVRQGLHPSGTSERLLLTVRTMQILEYNTLGGKYNRGLTVLAAFRELVGPEQQDPESFQCALTVGWCIELLQAFFVVADDIMDFSLTRRGQPCWYKKEGIGLDAVNDSFLLESCIYQLLKKYCRGQPYYVHLLELFLETSYQTELGQALDLITAPPGHIDLSRFTLQRYKAIVKYKTAFYSFYLPVAAAMYMAGIDSEEEHANAKAILLEMGEFFQIQDDFLDCFGDPNVMGKIGTDIQDNKCSWLVVECLHRVSPEQRQLLEENYGQKSLEKVAKVKELYETVGMREAYQECEESSYRRLGELVEKHANHLPKAIFLGLTEKIYKRQK
- the PKLR gene encoding LOW QUALITY PROTEIN: pyruvate kinase PKLR (The sequence of the model RefSeq protein was modified relative to this genomic sequence to represent the inferred CDS: inserted 2 bases in 1 codon) — encoded protein: MEPEAGGQVSPWGFWSHTMEGAELRLLDNMAQLTQELGTAFFQRHQQTAAMADTFLKHLCLLDINSEPXTGIICTIGPASRSVEMLREMIKAGMNIARLNFSHGTHEYHARSIENIREATESFASNPLFNRPVAIALDTKGPEIRTGLVKVGENMEVELVKGSRVTVTTDDAFKECCDQATIWVDYKNLPNVVKVGGKIFVDDGLISLLVKEISADSCITEVESGGMLCSRKGVNLPGVEVDLPAVSERDIRDLHFGLKHGVDIIFASFIRKAADVATIRAVLGERGRAIKIISKIENHEGVRKFDEILEASDGIMVARGDLGVEIPAEKVFLAQKMMIGRCNHAGKPVICATQMLESMIKKPRPTRAESSDVANAVLDGADCIMLSGETAKGAYPVEAVHMQHAIAREAEAAIYNQQLFEELRKVTPLSQDPTEVTAIGAVEASFKCCAAAIIVLTTSGRSAQLLSRYRPRALIIAVTRNEQVARQAHLCRGIFPVLYRGAQQKVWADDVDCRVQFSIEMGRVRGFLCSNDAVIIVTGWRPGTGYTNIMQVVKVP